One part of the Parasphingorhabdus sp. SCSIO 66989 genome encodes these proteins:
- a CDS encoding NUDIX hydrolase, giving the protein MTDHHDHEAPEEVMWQGRFITTKRKGRWEYVGRARGIEAGVILALVDDYVLLVEQYRVPLGANCLELPAGLIGDEDANEAPIEAAARELEEETGYRAGMIEDMGRFYSSPGMVSESYHLFRATDCVRISDGGGVGGEEIIVHRVPLREISVFVDKKRAEGCAMDGKLLMIMGAEMMG; this is encoded by the coding sequence ATGACCGATCATCATGACCATGAGGCGCCCGAAGAAGTGATGTGGCAAGGCCGATTTATCACCACAAAGCGCAAGGGCCGCTGGGAATATGTCGGCCGTGCACGCGGCATCGAGGCGGGTGTGATCCTCGCACTGGTGGACGATTATGTACTGCTGGTGGAGCAATATCGCGTGCCTTTGGGCGCGAATTGTCTGGAGCTGCCAGCTGGCCTGATCGGCGATGAGGATGCCAATGAAGCGCCGATAGAAGCCGCCGCCCGCGAACTGGAGGAAGAGACCGGCTACCGCGCTGGAATGATCGAGGATATGGGCCGTTTCTATTCCTCACCCGGTATGGTGAGCGAGAGCTACCACCTGTTCCGTGCGACAGACTGTGTGCGTATTTCTGATGGTGGCGGAGTTGGTGGCGAGGAGATCATCGTGCATCGGGTGCCTTTGCGCGAGATCAGTGTTTTTGTAGACAAGAAGCGCGCCGAAGGCTGCGCCATGGATGGCAAGCTGTTGATGATTATGGGCGCGGAGATGATGGGATGA
- a CDS encoding TPM domain-containing protein, translating into MNLAQAQDFPVLTGRVVDQADLLNPGQERALTDELEALEANSTRQLVVATVDSLQGYPIEDYGYQLGREWGIGQAANGDAEKDNGVILLVAPNERKVRIEVGYGLEPIMTDALASRIINDHILPRFREGYYPAGIITGTQVLVEQLSLPDDEARAIAARAESSGRKRNRSGNSGMLIFWLFILLVFVVPMFFSSRRKGRRYRGRGDAGPIIIWGGGGGGWGGGSSGGGFGGGGFGGGGFGGGGGGFGGGGASGGW; encoded by the coding sequence GTGAACTTAGCCCAGGCGCAGGATTTCCCTGTGCTGACGGGCCGTGTCGTCGATCAGGCTGATCTGCTGAATCCGGGGCAGGAAAGAGCCCTTACTGATGAGCTGGAGGCGCTGGAGGCCAATTCCACTCGCCAGCTTGTTGTCGCCACAGTCGACAGTCTGCAGGGTTATCCGATTGAGGATTATGGCTATCAACTGGGCCGTGAATGGGGCATTGGTCAGGCCGCCAATGGTGACGCGGAAAAAGACAATGGCGTCATCCTGCTGGTTGCACCCAATGAGCGCAAAGTGCGGATTGAGGTTGGCTATGGTCTTGAGCCGATCATGACTGACGCTCTGGCCAGTCGCATCATAAACGATCATATACTGCCCCGCTTTCGTGAAGGCTATTATCCGGCGGGGATTATCACCGGCACGCAGGTGCTGGTGGAGCAACTCAGTCTGCCCGATGACGAGGCGCGCGCAATCGCAGCTAGAGCTGAAAGTTCAGGCCGCAAACGCAATCGCTCTGGCAATTCGGGTATGCTCATCTTCTGGCTGTTTATCCTTCTCGTCTTTGTTGTCCCGATGTTCTTCTCCAGCAGACGCAAAGGGCGGCGTTATCGCGGTCGCGGCGATGCTGGCCCAATCATCATCTGGGGCGGCGGCGGAGGCGGCTGGGGCGGCGGTTCCTCGGGCGGTGGCTTTGGCGGAGGCGGCTTTGGTGGCGGTGGCTTCGGCGGTGGAGGCGGCGGCTTTGGCGGCGGCGGCGCATCGGGAGGCTGGTAA
- the mscL gene encoding large conductance mechanosensitive channel protein MscL, translating into MFGEFKDFITRGNVIDLAVAVIIGGAFATITTSLTEDIIMPVVGAIFGGADFANNFILLGPVPADYTGSMTSFAELKEAGVPLLGYGQFITVIINFLILAFVVFLMVRQANKMIEAAKKEEEAAAEPEGPSEKELLEQILEELKKQ; encoded by the coding sequence ATGTTTGGCGAGTTCAAGGATTTTATCACCCGTGGCAATGTGATCGATTTGGCGGTCGCGGTGATTATCGGCGGTGCATTTGCAACGATTACCACGTCTTTGACCGAGGATATTATCATGCCGGTGGTCGGCGCGATCTTTGGTGGTGCGGACTTCGCCAACAACTTTATCCTGCTCGGCCCGGTTCCGGCGGATTATACGGGCTCGATGACCAGCTTTGCCGAGTTGAAAGAGGCGGGCGTGCCGCTGCTCGGCTATGGCCAGTTTATCACGGTGATTATCAACTTTTTGATCCTCGCCTTTGTCGTCTTCCTGATGGTGCGTCAGGCGAACAAGATGATTGAGGCAGCGAAGAAGGAAGAAGAAGCCGCAGCAGAGCCGGAAGGCCCGAGCGAAAAGGAATTGCTCGAGCAGATTCTTGAAGAGCTTAAGAAACAATAG
- a CDS encoding N-succinylarginine dihydrolase — protein sequence MPLTEINFDGIIGPTHNYAGLSPGNLASANNAGAVSRPRDAALQGIAKMQANLDLGLAQGFFMPLPRPDHGWLESLATEYASADPHIRAAALSASSMWAANAATVSPAPDSADQRCHLSVANLVTMPHRSHEWPDTLAQLRLAFADEQHFAVHGPVPAPYGDEGAANHMRLCPGHGEAGVEVFVYGRSGGAFPARQHEEASRAIARKHGLDPAKTLFIEQSPTAIAAGAFHNDVVAVANENVLFTHEQAFADREGAYTAMRELCPWVEIVEVPAAYVSLADAIRSYLFNAQLVTLPDDAGMALVLPTEAQETTAVWSWLEQMIAGNGPIRKLIPVDVRQSMANGGGPACLRLRVVADPETVDSRFIATPDKLKTIAAVIEQHWPEEIASDAIGSNQLIEQVTLARAKLLEATGLHELLASSGD from the coding sequence ATGCCACTCACTGAAATCAATTTTGACGGCATTATCGGCCCGACGCACAATTATGCTGGCCTGAGCCCGGGCAATCTTGCCTCAGCCAATAATGCCGGTGCCGTCTCACGCCCGCGAGATGCGGCGCTGCAAGGCATTGCCAAGATGCAGGCTAATCTTGATCTTGGTCTGGCGCAGGGCTTTTTCATGCCCCTGCCCCGTCCCGATCATGGCTGGCTGGAATCGCTGGCGACCGAATATGCCAGTGCCGATCCGCATATCCGCGCTGCCGCGCTTTCCGCCTCATCGATGTGGGCTGCCAATGCCGCCACCGTCAGCCCGGCCCCCGACAGCGCAGACCAGCGCTGCCATCTTAGCGTCGCCAACCTGGTGACCATGCCGCATCGCAGCCATGAATGGCCTGATACGCTGGCGCAGCTGCGTCTGGCCTTTGCCGATGAGCAGCATTTTGCGGTGCATGGTCCAGTGCCTGCGCCCTATGGTGATGAGGGCGCGGCCAATCATATGCGGCTTTGTCCAGGGCATGGTGAGGCTGGCGTGGAGGTGTTTGTCTATGGCCGTTCCGGCGGCGCCTTCCCTGCGCGCCAGCATGAAGAAGCCAGTCGCGCCATTGCCCGCAAACATGGGCTCGATCCCGCCAAGACGCTGTTTATCGAGCAATCTCCGACCGCCATAGCCGCAGGCGCCTTCCACAATGATGTGGTCGCGGTGGCAAATGAGAATGTGCTGTTCACCCATGAACAGGCCTTTGCCGATCGCGAAGGCGCTTATACGGCTATGCGCGAACTCTGCCCCTGGGTCGAGATTGTTGAGGTTCCTGCAGCCTACGTCTCGTTGGCGGATGCTATTCGCAGCTATCTGTTTAACGCCCAGTTGGTAACTCTGCCCGACGATGCCGGAATGGCACTGGTCCTGCCCACCGAGGCGCAGGAGACCACCGCGGTGTGGAGCTGGCTGGAACAGATGATCGCAGGCAATGGCCCGATCCGAAAGCTGATCCCTGTCGATGTGCGTCAGTCCATGGCCAATGGCGGCGGCCCGGCCTGTTTGCGCCTCCGCGTTGTTGCTGATCCTGAAACGGTGGACAGCCGCTTTATCGCAACGCCCGATAAGCTGAAGACCATCGCAGCAGTGATCGAACAGCATTGGCCGGAAGAGATTGCCAGCGATGCTATCGGATCTAACCAATTGATTGAGCAGGTGACGCTGGCACGAGCGAAGTTACTGGAAGCCACAGGGTTGCACGAACTGCTTGCCAGCAGCGGCGACTGA
- a CDS encoding ETC complex I subunit: MAARIYQNPKNAMQSGRALTDQWILEFEPAEAKKPDPLTGWAGSGDTRQQLRLTFPDCEAAKAYAEKYGIDARVVQTPRRSLKIQAYSDNFG, translated from the coding sequence ATGGCCGCACGTATCTATCAAAACCCCAAAAACGCCATGCAATCCGGCCGCGCTTTGACCGATCAGTGGATTTTGGAGTTTGAGCCTGCTGAGGCGAAAAAGCCCGATCCGCTCACTGGCTGGGCTGGCTCGGGCGATACCCGCCAGCAATTGCGCCTGACATTCCCTGATTGCGAGGCGGCCAAGGCCTATGCCGAGAAATATGGCATTGATGCGCGCGTGGTGCAGACACCGCGGCGCAGTTTGAAAATACAGGCTTATTCGGACAATTTTGGTTGA
- a CDS encoding TPM domain-containing protein, producing MANTPQMTPHDHELVTQAVGDAERTTDGEIVTIVTQMSDDYKDVRLHWAIGTLFLFLSSLAIFPSFWVDASALFASGWKTSYSTAQYMSLLLGASLVVFILAYAAFSWMPLRIALAPKSVKEQRVRDHAIEYFKVGAERRTMALTGILIYLSMAEHRAEIVADDAIATKVDPEVWGDAMAALIAEVKQGEPGKGMAAAVEKVGIVLAEHFPKTDANPNELPDRLIEL from the coding sequence ATGGCAAACACCCCACAAATGACGCCGCACGACCATGAGCTAGTGACGCAAGCGGTAGGCGATGCCGAACGCACCACCGATGGCGAGATCGTCACCATCGTCACGCAAATGTCAGACGATTATAAAGATGTGCGGCTGCACTGGGCGATTGGCACGCTGTTTCTGTTTCTGTCCAGCCTGGCGATCTTCCCCAGCTTCTGGGTCGATGCCAGCGCGCTGTTCGCCAGTGGCTGGAAAACCAGTTACAGCACAGCGCAATATATGAGCCTGCTATTGGGCGCGAGTCTGGTGGTGTTTATCCTTGCCTATGCCGCATTTTCCTGGATGCCGTTACGCATCGCACTGGCGCCCAAATCGGTCAAGGAACAGCGCGTGCGCGATCATGCGATTGAGTATTTCAAGGTCGGTGCCGAACGCCGCACCATGGCGCTGACCGGCATATTGATTTATCTTTCCATGGCAGAACACCGCGCCGAGATTGTCGCCGATGATGCCATCGCGACCAAGGTGGACCCGGAAGTCTGGGGCGATGCCATGGCGGCGCTGATTGCCGAGGTGAAGCAAGGCGAACCGGGCAAAGGCATGGCGGCAGCGGTAGAGAAAGTGGGTATTGTCCTCGCAGAGCATTTCCCCAAAACCGATGCCAACCCCAATGAGCTGCCGGATCGGTTGATTGAATTGTGA
- the pdxA gene encoding 4-hydroxythreonine-4-phosphate dehydrogenase PdxA, with protein sequence MTPAVYAISSGDPAGIGPEIIGKSWLARKEHQLAPFFAIGCSCAFESLPNLLVERISNPEEATACFDRALPVLNVQDCSEVVAGQPDTTGAQCALQALELGVGLARTNGVAGIITGPVSKDQLQKVGFTHPGQTEFIAERCGVAKENAVMMLAGPSLRVVPITVHIPVSEVPSRLTAELIKARARTAAKGMHRNFGLENPRIAVAGLNPHAGENGRLGNEEQDIIAPAIAELREEGLNIVGPLSADTMFHAAARENYDVALCQYHDQALIPIKALHFDDGVNMTLGLPIIRTSPDHGTAFNIAGQGIANPTSMIAAIKMAMTARHHRDLYGE encoded by the coding sequence ATGACACCAGCCGTTTACGCAATATCATCAGGCGATCCGGCTGGCATCGGGCCGGAAATCATTGGTAAAAGCTGGCTGGCGCGCAAAGAGCATCAGTTGGCACCCTTTTTTGCCATCGGTTGCAGCTGCGCCTTTGAAAGCCTGCCCAACCTTCTGGTCGAGCGTATCTCCAATCCAGAAGAAGCCACCGCATGCTTTGACCGCGCTCTGCCGGTGCTCAACGTACAGGATTGCAGCGAGGTTGTTGCCGGACAGCCCGATACAACCGGTGCGCAATGTGCTTTGCAGGCGTTGGAGCTTGGTGTCGGTCTGGCACGCACCAATGGCGTGGCGGGTATCATCACCGGGCCGGTTTCTAAGGATCAGCTACAGAAAGTAGGCTTTACCCATCCGGGTCAGACCGAATTTATCGCCGAACGCTGCGGGGTGGCCAAAGAGAATGCCGTGATGATGCTGGCCGGGCCGAGCCTCAGGGTGGTGCCCATCACGGTGCATATTCCTGTATCCGAAGTCCCATCGCGATTGACAGCGGAACTGATCAAAGCTCGTGCACGGACGGCTGCCAAGGGCATGCACCGCAATTTTGGTCTTGAGAATCCACGTATTGCTGTTGCCGGGCTCAATCCGCATGCTGGAGAGAATGGCCGACTTGGCAATGAGGAACAGGATATCATTGCTCCCGCCATCGCCGAACTGAGAGAAGAAGGACTGAACATTGTCGGGCCATTGTCGGCCGACACCATGTTCCATGCGGCAGCCAGAGAGAATTACGACGTTGCGCTCTGCCAATATCATGATCAGGCGCTGATCCCCATCAAGGCGCTGCATTTTGATGATGGCGTCAATATGACGCTTGGCCTGCCGATCATCCGTACCTCGCCAGACCATGGCACCGCCTTCAATATTGCCGGGCAAGGCATTGCCAACCCAACGTCCATGATCGCTGCAATCAAAATGGCGATGACAGCGCGCCATCATCGCGATCTGTATGGCGAGTAG
- the rsmA gene encoding 16S rRNA (adenine(1518)-N(6)/adenine(1519)-N(6))-dimethyltransferase RsmA: MASSADPALPPIREVIARHGLSASKALGQNFLLDEQLLDRIAAIPGDLADAHVIEIGPGPGGLTRALLRTGARVTAVERDSRCLPALAELSDSFAGRLTVIEGDATALPLDQLSDGPCHIVANLPYNVGTALLVDWLSGEDWPPLWQTLTLMFQREVAERIVAQPNTGAYGRLAVLAQWRSTAKLAMKVHRSAFTPPPKVMSAVVHVIPDEAPNGVRSDIIQSLTAAAFGQRRKMLRQSLKSVPGALEALEVCDINPMRRAETLSVLDFVRLARELP; the protein is encoded by the coding sequence ATGGCGAGTAGCGCAGACCCCGCACTCCCGCCGATCAGAGAGGTCATTGCGCGCCACGGGCTGTCGGCCAGCAAGGCGCTGGGTCAGAATTTCCTGCTTGATGAGCAATTGCTGGACAGGATCGCCGCCATACCCGGCGATCTGGCCGATGCGCATGTGATTGAAATTGGTCCCGGTCCGGGTGGTCTGACGCGTGCCTTGCTGCGCACTGGAGCTCGGGTAACCGCTGTGGAACGGGATTCGCGCTGTCTTCCGGCATTGGCGGAGCTATCCGACTCCTTTGCCGGTCGGCTTACTGTAATAGAGGGCGATGCCACCGCCCTGCCCCTCGATCAGTTGAGCGATGGTCCCTGTCATATCGTTGCCAATCTGCCCTATAATGTCGGCACGGCGCTGCTGGTTGACTGGCTATCGGGCGAAGACTGGCCGCCACTCTGGCAAACACTGACATTGATGTTTCAGCGCGAAGTCGCAGAGCGGATCGTCGCCCAGCCGAACACCGGTGCCTATGGACGCCTAGCGGTTCTGGCCCAGTGGAGAAGTACTGCTAAACTGGCGATGAAAGTGCATCGCAGTGCGTTCACACCACCGCCAAAGGTGATGTCGGCAGTAGTGCATGTCATTCCCGATGAAGCCCCCAACGGCGTGCGTTCTGATATCATCCAAAGCCTCACCGCCGCAGCTTTTGGTCAACGCCGCAAGATGCTGCGGCAAAGCTTGAAATCGGTCCCTGGCGCGCTGGAAGCGCTGGAGGTATGCGATATTAATCCGATGCGGCGTGCTGAAACGCTCAGTGTGCTGGATTTTGTCCGACTTGCGAGAGAACTGCCTTAA
- a CDS encoding malate synthase G translates to MTNHSERAGLQIYSGLVRFFEEEVLPPLGVQADAYWTGLADLLARFAPENAELLAERSRIQNAISEWHKQQPGQPEQGAYTAFLKDIGYLVDEPEAFTVSTDNVDPEIATMAGPQLVVPALNDRFVINAANARWGSLYDALYGTDALDAPSARPGGYDAERGAAVIAKARALLDEIAPLKNGSWSDWTGGDVDLAGPAELVGHDGESLLIRHNGLHLIVVIDREHYIGRDDPAGIADVIMEAAISTIIDMEDSVAAVDGEDKLTGYRNWLGLMRGDLTATFAKGGKEMTRTLAGDKSFTDLQGNSFTLPGRSTLFVRNVGHLMTNPAVLLPDGSEAPEGILDAWFTTTIACHDLKGLGPQRNSRTGSVYIVKPKMHGPKECGFTNRLFDAVEDGLGLARHTIKVGVMDEERRTSANLAACIHAVRGRIAFINTGFLDRTGDEIHTAMQAGAMVRKADMKQSRWIDAYEKRNVAIGLKHGLSGRAQIGKGMWAVPDMMADMMEQKIGHPKTGANTAWVPSPTAATLHAIHYHRVDVFARQQEVVSEPVPELDALLTVPLAENARWSEEEITAELDNNAQGILGYVVRWIDQGVGCSKVPDIHDVGLMEDRATLRISSQHIANWLHHGICTAEQVDAALLRMAAKVDAQNAGDPAYQPLIGNEDAPAFSAARDLIFKGTQQPSGYTEPLLHHYRREYKAQS, encoded by the coding sequence ATGACTAACCATAGCGAACGTGCAGGCCTGCAGATTTACTCCGGGCTTGTCCGCTTTTTTGAGGAAGAGGTGCTGCCGCCGCTGGGCGTACAGGCCGATGCGTATTGGACAGGTCTGGCCGATCTGCTTGCCCGATTCGCTCCGGAAAATGCCGAATTGCTAGCCGAGCGTAGCCGCATCCAGAACGCGATTAGTGAATGGCACAAACAGCAGCCCGGGCAACCGGAGCAGGGGGCCTATACCGCTTTTCTCAAGGACATCGGCTATCTGGTAGACGAGCCGGAAGCCTTCACCGTTTCCACCGACAATGTCGATCCCGAAATCGCGACCATGGCCGGGCCGCAACTGGTGGTTCCGGCGCTGAATGATCGGTTCGTGATCAACGCCGCCAATGCGCGTTGGGGCAGCCTTTATGACGCGCTCTATGGCACTGATGCGCTGGACGCACCGTCCGCCAGACCGGGTGGCTATGATGCCGAACGTGGTGCTGCAGTGATCGCCAAAGCGCGGGCGCTGCTCGACGAGATTGCGCCGCTGAAGAACGGGAGCTGGAGCGACTGGACTGGCGGCGATGTTGATCTGGCCGGTCCCGCCGAACTGGTCGGGCACGATGGTGAGTCGCTGCTGATCCGTCACAATGGCCTGCATCTGATCGTGGTGATTGACCGCGAGCATTATATCGGCCGTGATGACCCGGCAGGTATTGCCGATGTCATCATGGAAGCGGCGATCAGCACCATCATTGATATGGAAGACTCGGTCGCGGCGGTTGATGGTGAGGACAAGCTCACCGGTTATCGTAACTGGCTCGGCCTGATGCGCGGCGATCTGACCGCCACCTTTGCCAAGGGCGGCAAGGAGATGACCCGTACCTTGGCGGGCGACAAGAGCTTTACCGACTTGCAGGGCAATAGTTTTACCCTGCCGGGTCGCAGCACGCTGTTTGTGCGTAATGTCGGCCATTTGATGACCAATCCGGCGGTGCTGTTGCCCGATGGCAGTGAGGCGCCTGAGGGCATATTGGACGCCTGGTTTACCACCACTATTGCCTGCCATGACCTTAAGGGCCTAGGCCCGCAGCGCAATAGCCGCACTGGCTCGGTCTATATTGTGAAGCCGAAAATGCACGGGCCCAAGGAATGTGGCTTTACCAATCGGCTGTTCGACGCGGTTGAGGACGGGCTGGGGCTGGCGCGCCATACGATCAAAGTCGGCGTGATGGATGAGGAGCGCCGGACATCGGCCAATCTCGCCGCCTGTATCCATGCGGTGCGCGGGCGGATCGCCTTTATCAATACCGGCTTTCTCGACCGCACCGGCGATGAAATCCACACCGCAATGCAAGCCGGCGCGATGGTGCGCAAGGCGGATATGAAGCAATCGCGGTGGATCGACGCTTATGAAAAGCGCAATGTCGCCATCGGCCTGAAGCACGGCCTGTCAGGCCGGGCGCAGATCGGCAAGGGCATGTGGGCCGTACCGGATATGATGGCAGATATGATGGAGCAGAAGATCGGCCATCCCAAGACCGGCGCCAATACCGCCTGGGTGCCAAGCCCGACGGCGGCGACGCTGCATGCCATCCATTATCACCGGGTCGACGTGTTCGCGCGGCAGCAGGAAGTGGTTAGCGAGCCAGTGCCGGAGCTGGACGCACTGCTGACTGTGCCATTGGCCGAAAATGCGCGCTGGTCGGAAGAAGAGATTACCGCCGAGCTGGACAATAATGCGCAAGGGATATTGGGCTATGTCGTGCGCTGGATTGATCAGGGCGTGGGTTGTTCCAAAGTGCCCGATATTCATGATGTCGGCCTGATGGAAGACCGCGCGACGCTGCGCATCTCCTCGCAACATATCGCAAACTGGCTGCACCACGGCATTTGTACTGCCGAGCAAGTCGATGCTGCGCTGCTGCGCATGGCGGCAAAGGTCGATGCGCAAAATGCGGGTGATCCGGCCTATCAGCCGCTTATCGGCAATGAAGATGCTCCGGCCTTTAGCGCCGCGCGTGATCTGATTTTCAAGGGTACGCAGCAGCCAAGTGGCTATACCGAGCCATTGCTGCACCACTATCGGCGCGAATATAAGGCGCAATCTTAA
- a CDS encoding arginine N-succinyltransferase — protein sequence MSFRIRAARLDDLQALYEMAKLTGGGFTNLPADRPSLKAKLEQSDTAFARTVDELDDERFVMVLENIDTKQVRGTCQLFTKVGQQWPFYSYRMSTLTQYSDELDRTFRAEMLSLVTDLEGSSEVGGLFLHPNERAGGLGLLLARSRYLFIAQHRARFADQVLAELRGIIDDAGDSPFWDGIGGKFFGMSFDEADMFNALHGNQFIADLMPKNPIYTAMLDEDARNVIGRPHVSGRAAMRMLENEGFVFENYVDIFDGGPTMVARTDNVKSIAGAERAKLIDRLDDSTAETAHKALIATGKLRDFRCAYAMVAKTDDGVMLDDDAIDTLDIESGAELLMIGR from the coding sequence ATGAGCTTTCGTATTCGCGCGGCGCGGCTCGATGATCTGCAGGCGCTTTATGAAATGGCGAAATTGACCGGCGGGGGCTTTACCAATCTGCCCGCCGATCGCCCGTCGCTAAAGGCCAAGCTGGAGCAGTCGGATACCGCCTTTGCCCGCACTGTCGACGAGCTAGACGATGAGCGCTTTGTCATGGTGCTGGAGAATATCGACACCAAACAGGTGCGCGGCACCTGCCAGCTGTTCACCAAGGTGGGTCAGCAATGGCCATTTTACTCCTATCGGATGAGCACGCTCACCCAATATAGTGATGAGCTGGACCGGACATTTCGTGCTGAAATGCTTAGCTTGGTCACCGATCTTGAAGGATCGTCCGAAGTTGGCGGGCTGTTCCTTCACCCCAATGAACGCGCAGGTGGGCTTGGGCTGTTGCTGGCGCGCAGTCGTTATCTGTTTATCGCCCAGCACCGCGCGCGCTTTGCCGATCAGGTGCTGGCGGAACTGCGCGGCATTATTGATGATGCGGGCGATTCCCCTTTTTGGGATGGCATTGGCGGGAAATTCTTCGGCATGAGTTTTGATGAAGCCGACATGTTCAACGCGCTGCACGGCAATCAGTTTATCGCTGATCTGATGCCGAAAAACCCGATTTACACCGCCATGCTCGACGAGGATGCGCGCAATGTTATCGGTCGGCCGCATGTCAGCGGACGGGCGGCAATGCGGATGCTGGAGAATGAAGGTTTTGTCTTTGAAAACTATGTCGATATTTTTGACGGTGGCCCGACCATGGTAGCGCGCACCGACAATGTGAAGTCGATTGCAGGCGCTGAACGCGCCAAGCTGATCGACCGGCTCGACGACAGCACCGCCGAAACCGCGCATAAAGCATTGATAGCCACCGGAAAGCTGCGTGACTTCCGCTGCGCTTACGCCATGGTCGCAAAAACCGATGATGGCGTGATGCTCGATGATGACGCGATTGATACGCTGGATATTGAGAGCGGTGCAGAGCTGCTGATGATTGGAAGGTAA
- a CDS encoding LemA family protein, translating to MRLWKYLALVAATITLSACGINSVPTAEEEAKAKWADVQSAYQRRSDLIPNLVNTVKAAAESESDILTEVTEARAKATSIQVNANDLTDASKIGEFAAAQEQLGSGLGRLLASFEAYPQIQSNANFRDLQSQLEGTENRINIARRDYNEAVRQYNTTIRTFPDAIGAKLIHGAEPMAPFEATAGSETAPTVEF from the coding sequence ATGCGACTCTGGAAATATCTGGCGCTTGTCGCCGCGACCATTACGCTGTCCGCCTGCGGCATTAACAGCGTGCCTACCGCCGAAGAAGAAGCCAAAGCAAAATGGGCCGATGTACAATCCGCCTATCAGCGGCGCTCTGATCTGATCCCCAATCTGGTCAACACGGTAAAGGCGGCTGCCGAATCCGAATCCGACATTTTGACCGAAGTGACCGAGGCACGCGCGAAAGCGACCTCGATTCAGGTCAATGCCAATGATCTGACAGATGCCAGCAAGATCGGCGAATTCGCCGCTGCGCAGGAGCAGCTGGGTTCGGGTCTGGGTCGTCTGCTTGCTTCATTTGAAGCCTATCCGCAGATCCAGTCCAACGCCAATTTCCGCGATCTGCAAAGCCAGTTGGAAGGCACGGAGAACCGCATCAATATCGCCCGGCGCGATTATAATGAGGCGGTTCGCCAATATAACACTACGATCCGTACCTTCCCGGATGCGATTGGTGCCAAACTGATCCATGGCGCAGAGCCTATGGCACCGTTTGAAGCTACTGCCGGTTCGGAAACTGCACCGACAGTAGAATTCTGA